Proteins found in one Schistocerca serialis cubense isolate TAMUIC-IGC-003099 chromosome 5, iqSchSeri2.2, whole genome shotgun sequence genomic segment:
- the LOC126482054 gene encoding protein roadkill-like: MPAAGEDTVCDLGSVRFETEKVACSWTVLNYKYWPQGVDEVKSPSFWHCNSSEWCMVLCKDVAKALYFCFQLLTSQKDATVRARLTASLVSSSGIEYEVYPAESVCLDAPKKSKWKCLYGSFRPEDGFDYMLRFVGEVTTSCVITEPYPIVALQRPRRSVTDDLAALLETGQLSDVKLWAGDAEFQAHRAVLAARSPVFAAMLRHDTQEARTGSVRIDDVEADVLREVLRFVYTDSTPFLETMADRLLMAADKYDLPQLKELCEVELVKNLTVDNAAATAVIALSHSCDVLKRPVMSFVKRHLVPIMGSKGWATAIRDHAEAVVQISRLVMEEPL; this comes from the coding sequence ATGCCGGCAGCAGGCGAGGATACAGTCTGCGACTTGGGCAGCGTGAGGTTCGAAACCGAGAAAGTCGCCTGCAGCTGGACTGTCTTGAACTACAAATACTGGCCTCAAGGGGTAGACGAAGTGAAATCGCCCAGTTTCTGGCACTGTAACTCGAGCGAGTGGTGCATGGTGCTGTGTAAAGACGTTGCCAAAGCCCTGTACTTCTGCTTCCAGCTACTGACTTCCCAGAAAGACGCTACTGTGCGAGCTAGACTGACGGCGTCACTAGTGTCCAGCAGCGGTATAGAGTACGAGGTGTACCCGGCGGAGTCGGTCTGCCTCGATGCACCAAAGAAGTCGAAATGGAAGTGCTTGTACGGCTCCTTCAGACCGGAGGACGGTTTCGATTACATGCTGAGGTTCGTGGGAGAGGTGACCACGTCGTGTGTGATAACGGAGCCTTACCCGATCGTTGCCCTCCAGAGGCCTCGTCGCAGCGTCACAGACGACCTGGCAGCACTGCTGGAGACGGGCCAGCTGTCTGACGTGAAGCTGTGGGCAGGTGACGCAGAGTTCCAAGCGCACAGGGCCGTGCTGGCCGCACGCAGCCCCGTCTTCGCCGCCATGCTCCGGCATGACACCCAGGAGGCTCGCACCGGCAGCGTCCGCATCGACGACGTCGAGGCGGACGTCCTGCGCGAGGTCCTGCGTTTCGTCTACACGGACAGCACGCCCTTCCTGGAGACGATGGCTGACAGGCTGCTGATGGCGGCCGACAAGTACGACCTGCCCCAACTGAAGGAGCTCTGCGAGGTGGAGTTGGTCAAGAACCTCACCGTGGACAATGCCGCCGCTACCGCCGTCATCGCCTTGAGCCACTCCTGCGATGTACTCAAGCGGCCGGTCATGAGTTTCGTGAAGCGCCATCTTGTGCCCATCATGGGCAGCAAAGGTTGGGCGACTGCCATTAGGGATCATGCTGAAGCAGTGGTCCAGATTAGCCGCTTGGTAATGGAAGAGCCTCTTTAA